One genomic segment of Stigmatella erecta includes these proteins:
- a CDS encoding ATP-binding cassette domain-containing protein, translated as MSANRTSSKQLPADSHGRIRVQGARENNLKDVSVEIPKRRLTVFTGVSGSGKSSLVFGIIAAESQRLINETYSAFVQGFMPVLARPEVDVLEGLTTAIIVDQERMGANSRSTVGTVTDANAMLRVLFSRLGKPHIGSSNAFSFNVPSVRGVGQISIEKGDGKTEKRVFTVNGGMCPRCEGMGSVTDIDLSQLYDDSKSLNEGALTIPGYTADGWYVRIFAGSGFLDPDKPIRDYTKKERHDFLYKEPVKVKVQNVNITYEGLVPRIQKSFLSKDVDALQPHIRAFVERAVTFATCPECGGTRLNEAARSSKIKGINIAEACAMQISDLAEWVRGLDKPAVAPLLTALRETLDSFVELGLGYLSLDRPSGTLSGGEAQRTKMIRHLGSSLTDVTYVFDEPTAGLHPHDIQRMNGLLLRLRDKGNTVLVVEHKPETIAIADHAVDLGPGAGTAGGEVVFEGTVEGLRASGTLTGRHLSDRISLKPSVRKPSGVMEVRGARTHNLKGVDVDIPLGVLVVVTGVAGSGKSSLIHGSVSGREGVVSVDQSPIRGSRRSNPATYTDLLEPIRKAFAKANGVKPALFSANSEGACPVCNGAGVIYTDLAMMAGVTSVCEECEGRRFQASVLDYRLGGLNIAEVLDLPVEDAVRFFDTGKARTPAAHAILQRMADVGLGYLRLGQPLTTLSGGERQRLKLATHMGAEGGVYVLDEPTTGLHLADLKQLLGLLDRLVDSGKSVIVIEHHQAVMAHADWLIDLGPGAGHDGGRIVFEGPPADLVAARSTLTGEHLAAFTGSRPAKKSR; from the coding sequence ATGAGCGCGAACAGGACCTCCTCCAAGCAGCTCCCCGCAGACAGCCACGGCCGGATCCGCGTCCAGGGCGCCCGTGAGAACAACCTGAAGGACGTCAGCGTCGAGATCCCCAAGCGGCGGCTGACGGTGTTCACCGGCGTCTCGGGCTCGGGCAAGTCGTCGCTGGTGTTCGGCATCATCGCCGCAGAATCCCAGCGGCTGATCAACGAGACCTACAGCGCGTTCGTGCAGGGGTTCATGCCGGTGCTGGCCCGGCCCGAAGTGGACGTCCTGGAAGGGCTGACGACCGCGATCATCGTCGACCAGGAGCGAATGGGCGCCAACTCCCGCTCGACGGTCGGCACGGTGACCGATGCCAACGCGATGCTGCGGGTGCTGTTCAGCCGTCTCGGCAAGCCGCACATCGGCTCGTCCAACGCCTTCTCGTTCAACGTCCCGTCGGTTCGCGGGGTCGGGCAGATCTCGATCGAGAAGGGAGATGGCAAGACCGAGAAGCGCGTCTTCACCGTCAATGGTGGCATGTGCCCACGATGCGAGGGCATGGGCTCGGTCACCGACATCGACCTGTCCCAGCTGTATGACGACAGCAAGTCACTCAACGAGGGTGCACTCACGATCCCCGGCTACACAGCCGACGGCTGGTACGTGCGCATCTTCGCGGGCTCGGGCTTCCTGGACCCGGACAAGCCGATCCGCGACTACACCAAGAAGGAGCGCCACGACTTCCTCTATAAGGAACCGGTCAAGGTGAAGGTTCAGAACGTGAACATCACCTACGAGGGCCTCGTTCCGCGGATCCAGAAGTCGTTCCTGTCCAAGGACGTCGACGCACTGCAGCCGCACATCCGGGCGTTCGTGGAGCGCGCGGTCACCTTCGCCACCTGCCCCGAGTGCGGCGGCACCCGGCTCAACGAGGCCGCCCGGTCCTCCAAGATCAAGGGGATCAACATCGCCGAAGCCTGCGCGATGCAGATCAGCGACCTGGCCGAGTGGGTGCGCGGTCTGGACAAACCGGCCGTCGCGCCGCTGCTGACAGCGCTGCGGGAGACGCTCGACTCGTTCGTGGAGCTTGGGCTGGGCTATCTCAGTCTCGACCGGCCGTCCGGCACGCTGTCGGGCGGTGAGGCGCAGCGCACCAAGATGATCCGCCACCTCGGCTCGTCGCTGACCGACGTGACCTACGTCTTCGACGAGCCGACGGCCGGGCTGCATCCCCACGACATCCAGCGGATGAACGGCCTGCTGCTGCGGCTGCGCGACAAGGGCAACACCGTGCTCGTGGTCGAGCACAAGCCGGAGACGATCGCGATCGCGGACCACGCCGTCGACCTTGGCCCCGGGGCTGGCACCGCTGGCGGCGAGGTGGTCTTCGAGGGCACCGTGGAGGGGCTGCGGGCCAGTGGCACGCTCACCGGGCGTCACCTGAGCGACCGGATCTCCCTGAAGCCGTCCGTGCGGAAGCCGTCGGGGGTGATGGAGGTGCGCGGCGCCCGCACCCACAACCTGAAGGGCGTCGACGTCGACATCCCGCTCGGCGTGCTGGTGGTGGTGACCGGCGTGGCGGGCTCGGGCAAGAGCTCGCTGATTCACGGCTCGGTGTCTGGCCGCGAGGGGGTGGTCTCGGTCGACCAGAGCCCGATCCGGGGCTCGCGGCGGAGCAATCCGGCGACGTACACCGACCTGCTGGAGCCCATCCGCAAGGCGTTCGCGAAGGCCAATGGCGTGAAGCCCGCCCTCTTCAGCGCCAACTCCGAGGGGGCCTGCCCGGTCTGCAACGGCGCCGGGGTGATCTACACCGATCTGGCCATGATGGCGGGCGTCACCTCGGTGTGCGAGGAGTGCGAGGGCCGGAGGTTCCAGGCGTCGGTGCTGGACTACCGGCTCGGCGGCCTCAACATCGCCGAGGTGCTCGACCTGCCGGTCGAAGACGCGGTCCGCTTCTTCGACACCGGCAAGGCGCGTACGCCGGCCGCGCACGCGATCCTCCAGCGCATGGCCGACGTGGGGCTCGGCTACCTGCGGCTCGGCCAACCGCTCACCACGCTGTCGGGGGGCGAGCGGCAGCGGCTCAAGCTCGCGACGCACATGGGGGCCGAAGGCGGTGTTTACGTGCTCGACGAGCCGACCACCGGGCTGCACCTGGCCGACCTCAAGCAGTTGCTCGGGCTGCTGGACCGGCTGGTCGACTCCGGGAAATCGGTCATCGTGATCGAGCACCATCAGGCGGTGATGGCGCACGCGGATTGGCTCATCGACCTCGGGCCGGGCGCGGGCCACGACGGTGGGCGGATCGTGTTCGAGGGCCCCCCGGCCGACCTGGTGGCGGCGAGGTCAACGCTGACCGGCGAGCATCTGGCGGCATTCACCGGCAGCCGTCCGGCGAAGAAATCCCGTTGA
- a CDS encoding M12 family metallopeptidase — protein sequence MFNRGMRHAAFLALGLLSTACGEQEVDAVSSEHDRALESDAVYNSQYPKGRTFQVQLAGIQDPVTAVLKGNYAFVGDQVIGEVSGTKVISADKQVMLRLDGDTEFGAMGSGIVNATGQKWPNGVIPYEIDPAASAETRSAFAGAKADYDAKTSIRWVPRTNQADFVRIITSDGCWSYVGKIGGRQDLSLGNGCGVNPARHELGHAVGLAHEQVRQDRDTWVTVNAGGSQNAIDWGSAGTPIGAYDFESMMHYRNYFVNGRWDYVPKNGFPPERVGNDRLNTFTQGDLDAIRAIYGGGSSNTGVCFYTDADYRGESFCATSDSSWVGTQFNDRISSIKVNPGYEWTVFNDINFAGAGIGCGCDVANLANHNFNDMISSFRIKKK from the coding sequence ATGTTCAACCGTGGAATGCGTCACGCTGCTTTTCTGGCCTTGGGTTTGCTGAGCACTGCGTGTGGAGAGCAGGAGGTGGACGCGGTGAGCAGCGAGCACGATCGCGCGTTGGAGAGCGACGCTGTCTACAACTCCCAGTATCCGAAAGGCCGGACCTTCCAGGTGCAGCTGGCCGGCATCCAGGACCCCGTCACGGCGGTGCTCAAGGGCAACTACGCCTTCGTCGGCGACCAGGTGATCGGTGAAGTTTCTGGCACGAAGGTGATCAGCGCGGACAAGCAGGTCATGCTGCGGCTGGACGGTGACACGGAGTTCGGAGCCATGGGCTCTGGCATCGTCAACGCCACCGGTCAAAAGTGGCCCAACGGTGTCATTCCGTATGAAATCGACCCCGCCGCGTCGGCGGAGACGCGCTCGGCCTTCGCGGGCGCCAAGGCCGACTACGACGCCAAGACGTCCATCCGCTGGGTGCCCCGCACCAACCAGGCCGACTTCGTGCGGATCATCACCAGCGACGGCTGTTGGAGCTACGTCGGCAAGATCGGTGGGCGGCAGGACTTGTCGCTGGGCAATGGCTGCGGTGTGAACCCCGCCCGGCACGAGCTGGGCCATGCGGTCGGCCTGGCGCACGAGCAAGTGCGTCAAGACCGCGATACATGGGTCACCGTCAACGCGGGTGGCAGCCAGAACGCCATTGACTGGGGCTCTGCGGGCACCCCCATCGGGGCGTACGACTTCGAGTCGATGATGCACTACCGCAATTACTTCGTGAATGGCCGGTGGGATTACGTTCCCAAGAACGGCTTCCCCCCCGAGCGGGTGGGCAATGACCGTCTCAACACCTTCACCCAGGGGGACCTCGACGCCATCCGTGCCATCTACGGCGGTGGGAGCTCGAACACCGGGGTCTGCTTCTACACGGATGCGGATTACCGGGGCGAGAGCTTCTGCGCCACCAGCGACAGCTCGTGGGTCGGGACGCAGTTCAATGACCGCATCTCCTCGATCAAGGTGAATCCCGGCTACGAGTGGACGGTCTTCAACGACATCAACTTCGCAGGCGCCGGTATCGGGTGTGGTTGTGATGTGGCGAACCTGGCGAATCACAACTTCAACGACATGATCTCGTCGTTCCGTATCAAGAAGAAGTAA
- a CDS encoding alpha/beta fold hydrolase, translating to MHLLHWSFSFFVFCLLVLGMSAVAQPKQKAPGSYAKINGLELYYETHGKGRPLVLLHGGLGSTSMFGDNLKALAQHYKVIAVDLQGHGRTADIDRPLSVELMADDVAALIQHLKLGRADVFGYSLGGGVALQVGLRHPELVNKLVIVSAAFRSNAYYPEILAQQGQINEEAAEMMKQTPMYQGYVAIAPRPQDFPKLLKKIGEAMKQNFDFSKQIASLQAPTLVMAADADMFPPSHAVEFFGLLGGGQRDGGWDGSGRPKSRLSILPGLTHYNIFASPLMVSVALPFLQEGT from the coding sequence ATGCACCTGCTCCACTGGAGTTTCTCGTTTTTCGTCTTCTGCCTCTTGGTTCTGGGAATGTCGGCCGTCGCTCAACCCAAGCAGAAGGCACCCGGCAGCTACGCGAAGATCAACGGGCTCGAGCTCTATTACGAGACGCACGGCAAGGGCCGCCCCCTAGTCCTCCTTCACGGAGGGCTCGGGTCGACGTCCATGTTCGGCGACAACCTCAAGGCCCTCGCGCAGCACTACAAGGTCATCGCGGTGGATCTTCAGGGGCATGGGCGGACGGCCGACATCGACCGGCCACTCAGTGTGGAACTGATGGCCGACGACGTCGCGGCCCTCATCCAGCACCTCAAGCTGGGGCGCGCGGACGTGTTCGGCTACTCGCTGGGCGGGGGCGTCGCGCTGCAGGTGGGCCTTCGTCACCCGGAGCTCGTGAACAAGCTGGTCATCGTCTCCGCGGCGTTCCGCAGCAATGCCTACTACCCGGAGATCCTCGCCCAGCAGGGGCAGATCAACGAGGAGGCCGCCGAGATGATGAAGCAGACGCCCATGTACCAGGGCTATGTGGCCATCGCCCCCCGCCCCCAGGACTTCCCCAAGCTCCTGAAGAAGATCGGCGAGGCCATGAAGCAGAACTTCGATTTCTCGAAGCAGATCGCTTCGCTACAGGCGCCCACGCTGGTCATGGCCGCGGATGCGGACATGTTTCCCCCCTCGCACGCCGTGGAGTTCTTCGGGCTGCTCGGCGGCGGCCAGCGGGACGGGGGCTGGGACGGCTCGGGACGGCCGAAGTCGCGGCTCTCCATTCTGCCGGGGCTGACGCACTACAACATCTTCGCCTCGCCGCTCATGGTGTCCGTCGCGCTGCCGTTCCTGCAGGAAGGCACGTGA